The segment cagcttttattcagcacatgctgtatagctgcttttaaagtatatctaaacacctctgttcaatgcttatacagttggttttggagaatttaaacagcacagtgctgaatatgggcgtggaagatgcgtttgtatgactgttatgcaacgtgtagtaaaacgtttattcagtacgcatagatatatttattaaactgctgctaatggtactgaagctacgtttattccacagcagttcaacatttagacaagcaaaaagaataaaataggCAGGAagtacttttattttattttgtgggtttcgttattttcatgttcacttttgtattcgtatttttataatttaatgagaaacttattagtaaggaaatcgttggttgactcaaaatttatcaagcctgccattatacttttttcattcatccggattcgaacttacatcctgacggtcggaagccatcgacgaacacatctgaagtaatctgacatatgacaggcgccgagtttttggccgatgtggatttaccagtttaagtttgtcaagcgtggaacaaaaatgggttaaaatacatttaagcgctgaagagtagtttcttaaatcgtgtttggcatctgctgtacaagattgctttagaagtatttattctgcacatgttaaacatttaataaactatttgtgcaaaagtatttcgcttgtaccaccagcaagaccagcaacataacacactcacaacgcaaaggttttttttctcttgattattgacgacggtgagcggtgctactgagtgaaattcactggaaactggaaattatgaactttcggcTAGCTGCGAACATTGTGTGCGATTGTTCAGTTAGTTAGTAGTGAtgtgattagttagcagcagcagtgattagttaacagcagaaATGGTTCGTGCTAGTACCGCAGAGGAatagtacttttgtcaccccgtcattagtttacgcagatagtacTGCTTCCTGAGTTTATCGCTACTTTAAGTCGCTGCTCGCTGTCTGTGTACGTATATTTGTCATCGGGTCgtatttagtttttttcatccaaaaaacaaAGCAGCAGTGGATGACACGAGAAGAAGACTTCACTTAGTGGGGTTTTCGcacaccggcagcgggagctggtcaagcgattacggcgctaccagcactggtggtatcgccactatgccacccgaccataacaattctggcAGCTTTAGCCCGACAcaattcatctcgctgagcaaatctattgtgagtaactcgcaaagcgtcaagctgagctggttgccttggacgagggataacgacacgccgagggagaagatacataccgtccagacaaaaacaaataaaaggattgccacgaccagcaaagattcATGTGtgcaaattttttctattcttaatctgaaaaaaaaagaagtaaagtgtacctaatataaatttatttatataaattataaagtgtaaagtataaagtgtcattcaagttgttggtgttattggctgccatcaagcactttttattccacacctgctcttggtggtgctacttatacgtttgtacgacgattaatcgacacatatttcacaatttctcttagcaatgcagctgatgcgtttgggcaactttcattcgactcttattccatcactattccacacttgctctcagcaatgctgctgattcgtttgcgcaacatttattccacttttattctgcacttgctctcagcaatgctgctgatacgtttgcgccacgtttattccatccttattccactactattccacacgtgctttctgtaatactgctgatacgtttgcgcaatgcttattccactcttattccacttttactccacaattgctcttagctgatacggtagcttttaagcgaccggtattccacacctgctcttagctgtgctgctgatacgtttgcacaatgcCTGTTCGactctcattccacacttacataacaacatgtagatgttgattagaagctaggaaaaatgtgggatatgacgtttaaacaacacgtacttcagcaaattcgcttattcagcaccggatgctaccacacaactcttattccacacctgctcttttaagtgctgccgttttgttccttggggaaACTCTCTCCCCTGTCGGAACATGTACCCATACAATACCTGTGTTTGCATGTGTTAGGAGAGAAACTTTAAGAGGctgatcttcacgatcttcacatATTTTGACTTGCTACCATCGTATTATTACCAGATACAAAGAAGCTTGTTCTGTGATTAAATTTAGGACTCGGGTCGGATTGTTGTATAATTGCTTTCCAACTAAATGTGCATTTGCTATCGGTTGTAAATGATAGAGAACTAATGTGTATGGTTGCGTGTACTTTGGTTAGAATCCAAAAAAAAGTTAGTTGCGAATGGTAAAAAAACGTAGGCGTATACAGCGAATTTGCAAAGAAAGCATGCCTTTATAGTTTTAGAAACGTTTAAAACTTTCAGTTTCTTTAATTTAATGTGGGTAAGAAAAGTaaaatgaaattaaagcaaTCAAAATATGTTTACACATTTGGAAGCTCTACACATGTCATTCCTTTAACTTTCGCGAGAAAAGtagttttgtttaaaaattttactCAACTGAAGTTTTTAGAGCATCTTAGTTGAATATGAATGTAgcgcaatgtggcaggctgcggtgggctgaacacgtggccagaatgcccgatgaaaggatagccaaaactattttcagcagagaaccaggaagagaccgttaacttcgaggcagaccccgtacccggtgggtgtgtgctgtcgaagacgatgcacgttcagctggtgttcgtggggattggagaacggcatcccaggaccgacggtactggaggacatAATTTGCTCGGCGccggatcggtaacggaccgttgccactaaagtaaagtaagtaagttgaaaatgaaactacgccCAGAATTAAATAACTGTGCTGCTCCGAATAAAATTGGAACCTCTCTCTTCATTTTATCATTCTTGAGAATGCCAAGGAAGTTCAGATAAAGgttctgaaatcttttgaatcTGGGCAAACTTTTACGTCAGTCGACAGTTTCCATGCTGCTCCTGCTGTTGAAGGTGCCATGACACCCATCCATGCTACCCGATTGTCGTTATTAAACATATTATTCCTGGCTCTTGGGTCTTACTTCATTAATGAGTCAACTTAAAAATTTAAAGATGAAATGAAAGCTAGGTCCATATTATTTCCGTTATGTCAACTTAACGAATTAGATTTCCTGAACGTAAAATGTGTTCGTAATGTTTGCACCCAACTCTTACCTTCCACAGTCTGCATTTATGTTCTGTTAGAATCTAATTCAAATTGATGTCTCGTGTGAAAACGTAGGTGATAGAATATAATATTTCGTAAACAGTCCtacattattttctcgtacatttcATGTGGATGTACACTTAATTTTTTGGGATTTGTTGCAGATTTCGCGGAATGAGTATAGATATGTGAGCagatttttacagatttttttaaaaacgaCCAGGTTTTGAGCATCAGTCAAACGTCGGATTTCGAGCACCTGcagatatttttttagaaaatatggcatctctgcttaTACAGCTTCATTGAATTGACAAACGTAAACAGAGTGCGTGTGCGACGTTACAGCGAATCTCAGAATAAAGTGCATTTTCAAGCCTTTTTCATCTAGAATATATTTATCACCACTCAAAATCAGAACGAAAATGTCACAAGATATGTAAGTTTAaattaatttatcaaacaatacataaaCATTGCGAAAAAGattcaattaaattttactCTTTCTCGGCTGCTGACGGGAATTTGTCAACAACGCAGCGGCGATGTCGAGGGAGAAGACACTAGTATTTACAGCGATACCGTAAAAGCACTGTCGTCCGGACTGCTGCAAATCTATGAACCTACGTTGAATGAAGTTAAACACAATTTAGCGGATTTACTGTAAGAGCCATTTCAGTGTCATGTAATAATAATGCTATGTGCttaattaacaaaaattttcagAGAAAAGCAGGATCAAATGCAAAAAGCATTAGAGGAGGAAAGAAAAGTTTATAATTCCCAAGATGTGCAACAAATCAACGAAATGGTTCGAAGAGATACATTTTTCATGATACCTTTATGATAATAGAATTGTTTAACTTGCAGGTTACCAAAATAAAATGTTACAGGGAAAAGGCTATTCGGATCAAGACTCAAATGCACCAAGTTCATCAGCGGGCAAAAAGTTTACGAGTAAGTAATTCAAAAGTTCAATTATTTCAATCTTGCCGGCACTATTTATGAGAGCGATCTTTGAATCTCTGTCAAAACGGTAGCACATGAGTTGCATGAGTTGCTAAAAACTTGTGGATAACCAAAAGATGTAAATCACTGGTTTAACATCGGGACAGAGATGGTTAAATTGCTCGCATTgctaggtttttttttctactccaatgtttttttttatttgaaggcTAAAGCCTTGGACATGCAAGAACTAAAAGTCAACCAATGCGCATCTAAGTTACAGCAACTGCACTATGAAGAATCTCTAGTTGCAAACAACAAGCGAACTCCGAGCAAAAAATCTTAGTGGTAGGTTAAAATATATTCGTATATTCGAGATCAATcgtcaatcaattcatggaaacAACTTGAATCAAAACTTGTTAAGGCTAAAGATATTTTCAAAAGACTAAAACATaatctcaaaaaaaaaagtaatttcgGGGTTTAGAAAATCCCGAAAGTTCTCAATTTACCACAGAGTGTAGGTATATACTTTCTGTTCAATCTCAATCGTCTGTTTATTCACGGCGaatataaaattcgatttttaatTTAGTATAATTGATAGCTACTGGAATTGTATTTGCATTTAAACATGATATCAAATCACTAAACAGGGTTTGTTGGATTTTATTGTCACTTTTTACGGAACTAACTTTAAATAGTTTGTTCTGCCACAGTACATTATATCATATCAACATTAAGTTAAACAAATCTATGAAAAGTGTTTTGTATCTTTTTAATTAAACCatcaataaatttaaaatctatACAACAAACGTATACAAATCTAAACATCGTAGAATACCCATAGACGATGTCATATGATGAATGCCCGTCACTATCATCTCTGTACTATAGGTTGATCGTCGTCCATTTGATAGAGTGCATCATCGGGTGATGTGTATCCAGCGGTGGGTCCTGGAAATAAAGTATATTTTAACATTTCGGTGATTGAAATGCTTAGAGTAAAAGCCGTGCAGAAATAAATCAAACAGAAGTTTATTAGGTATGGCCTCTATTGAAAGATAACTTGCAAACTACAGTTACAGCTGAACTAAATTAAACAAACCGTAGCAAGTACACATGCACTCAACTGTAACAAAAACGAATCAGAATGCGTTGCTTACATGACTTATGATGATTATACCTATAAAACACTCATTCGCAGACGACAAAACTAGTACTTTAACTCGCTCTCGTCGTAGACTGTAGTTAATGGAACGTCTTGGTGATGCTATCAAATATTGTGAACTGTTCTATGGGATTTACCGTCTATGAATGGCTAATAAAAGATATCGGGGCTCATTAGATAACAACAGCCGTCCTCTTTATAATCACTTTTGTCTGGTTGTTGGCATCTAGCAAGTGTCTAGAGAGTAGTGCACCAGAACGGTGTGCTGCGTTATTCCGTTACTCTCTTGTAAAATTTGTAATCATCGTGTAGAACTCTTGaacttaaggtgaaacggtactgaatccaacatggccgAACATCCTATATCCTATGTCCTCACaaggacgccatttttccggccatgttggggttcagtaccgtatcaccttaagAAAATAGTAAACTCTACTAGTACCTACTCGCTTATTATATGCGTGCTGATAAAATCTCACAAAGATGCGCGCATAGTGTTTGCCAAAATGTGTACCTAACTTGTTTCCCAAGAAACATGAAATTCAAGAGCAAAAATTGTTTAAGCCTAACAAATATCTCAATAGGCATCGAAGCAAGTTAAGATGTTCTACCTACATAGTTGTTCGTCATCGAGTTTCGGTAAAAATTATTTCtgaaattcaagttcaaattcaattctaatttcatgtcaatttcaacaCCGGTTACTAGTTAAATTTtatgtttcaagttaagtttaagATGGAAGACGGGAAAAGTGGAAAACCGGTAGGAAAATAAGgagaacggaagaaaaaatgTTACAGAACTGGCATGATAAAAAGAAcgcaaaagtaaaataaaaacatgtggaaaagaggaaaacgcgACAAAAAGAGTGAGAGCGAGGCCAAAAAAGGCAACTGGACAGGAAAACAAGGAGAAcggagaagaaaagaagaaaaactgcaGAAAACagataaagaaaacgaggaaaatagcacagaaactgcgaacaaaaaaaagaggaaaaatggaatacAAAGAGAAGGAGCAAGAATAGCAAATGAGAAAATGCTCGACAAACAAATagcgaaaaaaatgacaaacggGATAAACGAAGAACAGAACGTGCCGGGAGGAAATTTAGGACAtagtaagaggaagaacggaacagacaaaaatgaaatacgAGATAAAAAAGAGGTTGAAAGAATAAAAAAAGCCGAGAACcgacaaacaaaagtaaaacaaagAATAAGctcgaaacgggacagaaaataacaaaaaacgggacaggaaaaaagtggaaacgggtctgaaaactaggaaaactggaacaaaaagacgaaaaacgagacagagaaaagaaaaaaaaaataaggaatgaaaagagtaaaaaacgggacaagaaaaataaagaaagggAACAGAGAACGAGGATACAGGTGGTAGAATAAAGCGAAAGAGAAAacacaaaaaacgggaaaaaagaagaatggaagaatgaacgttataaaaaagattggaaaatggGAGAAAACCAAACGAGATATAAAAGAAGTTGGGacaaaaaacggtaaaatgggATAGAAACAGAACCTttcggaaaaatgggacagaacaaTAAAAGAAAACGAacgaagaaaaagacgaaagacggaaaacaaaaaaaggtaACTTAGAGagcaaagagaaaaaagggagttaaaacagaataaacataaCAAAATAGAAGGGAAAGTGCggtttcaaaaagctgaaaaacaagttaaaaagagttagaaataaacgaaaactggaaatgatAAACAAagtaaaaacagaaaagaatataacaaaaaaaaaacgagtgaaaacaaGCGGAAAAACAagtctgaaaataaaaaattagtacagaaaacgaaacaaacgaaAGAATTAAACAGGAAACATCGAATAGAAAAAACGACagataaagaggaaaaacggacgaaaaaagaagaaaattgcgATCGAAAACCccgaaaacggtacagaaaaaactaaaaagataTAGAAAACTGGCTTAGAAATCAAATAAAAACGTCGTTTCTTAAAAGTAAAActttaagttcaaattagtccaaattcaagtctaaagttcaatgtcaagttcaatttcaagtcaatttgTTAAACCCAATTTCGCCtataatttgaattccaatttcaaatgatAGCTCCAAGTCTCATCTCAAGTtaaattgaaatccaatttatgtcaatttcaaatccaattttaattgTAAGTTCAGTTTCTagcataatttcaaatccaattttatgtcaaatCTTAACtaatatttcaaattcaatttcaagtccaattccaagtctaattcaaatGCAAAttctagtaaaatttcaagtgcaatttcaaataacagcttcaaattctgttttaagtccgatgtttaattccaagtaaaactttatggccaatttcaaatccacttttaagtctaatttgagGTAAAGTTTCGAaccgaaattagtccaaatttcaGCTTAATTTAATGTGCCACGGCAAGTCTGAATTCAATACCGATTCCCACTGTAATTTATAGTCTAGTTCCAATTCATAGTTTAATTTCAACATTGACTTACACTTAAAGTTCAATTACACTCGAAAGTCCGCagttttttttgataaataataATAGAGTCGCAATCCTACGATTACTCTGGGCACGTTAGTGGTCACAACAGTAGTCCATCGTTTAAAACCGACCAACttctaaattaaattaaaatttgtctcAAAATAATATTGTGTAGTTAATAATTAAAGGTTTCTAAGCTATATTTCATGCAAACTATTATAACAGGGCAAGCAAATATATCTTGAGCTTTTTTACGCGGGATTACGTACCGATCGCATGACGCACGTGTCTTCTTCAGTATTATTTGATCTCGGCGCCACTAAAGTCATTTCTCATAGAGTGACATTTATTTacttcaaatgaaacaaatcgaacaaaattatttaatagctaagaacaaaataaaagttagcAGTGTTCAAATCATTCTTCGTTACAACATCGAAGggcatttttattgatttaacGAGAAATAAAGTTCAAATATTgaataatatttattcaaatAAGTGCGGCGGAATCGAATTAAAGATTATCACTGAAAAGATTACATTTCTATGTTAAAACGTTCATGACTAATTAACAGTAAAACATTTATAATGATTATTTCTGTTGTACTTAAATAAAAAGTATAGCTGCAACTAAGAAGGTATTCTTGTGAagaaacgaatttttcacgagaAATATGAAAGTATTTAAAAGTTATAACGACCGTATTAATCATAGATATCAGAAGGAAAAGGGAGTTTTCCTTACCAGCCGCAATTCGCAgaccaaaaacttacttttgcTTTACGTATTATTCTTTAAATAGTAGAATAATTGCATTGTATTAAGGTTTTCTAAACAATCTGCTGTCGCTGTTGGGATTTTCCTaaactttataatttatttgaATCTACGATGTGCGTATTAACTGAATCTAAcgaaattttgtcaaaatttgTGTTAACTTTTTTTCAGCAATTTAAAAAGCCAATTTCAAGCATCTGGCgtgtttcaattttaaattttttttaccgtAGTTTATACTAATGTAATCATAACCTAAATTGAAACGATTTTGCCACTattggaaaaaatgaaaaattattttacttaatattttttcgtcaaatgaaTATTTTGGAGTCCGTTATTCCCTTCACTGCTCTTAGTTTCTAACTCATTAATATCCTGCTCTAAATCCACATGTGGCTGTTCAAAGGCAAGCTCTTCTTGCACGGTTGAATCAGACAGAACTGAaccatttttgtcaaaagaCGATTTGTTTTGTTCAACGCTGTCATTATTCCCATCACCAGGAGGACACGTTTGGTGGTTTAGTATACGATCGTTGGCAACCTTTTCGTCATCATGCTTACCCCTCTTTCCGAAGCGATCCATCGTGAATTGAACCAGTACGTGAGCTACGAATAGAACCAACGCACTAATGCCAAACAAACGGAACGTTTTACTTCCACCAACTTTCTGGAACAGATGTCCGGCCAGCAAACTGCCCAACGAGACACCCACGCCTTCGAAAATGGCTCCGACAAGGCCCTGCCGGTATAGATTATTATAATGTAACATAGCACATTCATAAGCGTGACACTGCACAAACCTGCATCGTAGCTTCAGTTCCGGGTGGAGCTACAATACTTGCATAGGATGCCATTGTAGCGTAGAAGAGTCCAAACGTGATGCCGTTCATGAACTCAATCGGAATAACCCACCAGGGGTTTACGAGGAGCGAATAGAGCAGAAATCGTGCACCAAAACCCAGCAGTACCAAGCTCATAGCGTGCACATGTCCGATCTTCTTCAATATCCATCCGGACAGGAAAAAGAAGGGAAGCTCTCCCCCGAAACATTGGATCGACATAACGATCCCTTCGAGCGTTTTGATCCAGGCGGTGTGATCACATCTGCAAACGTTATCCGAGGTAAAAAATGGGCATTACCCTTCTTAAGCTTTTTACTTACCCCTCCTGCAAACTGGCCAAATCTTCCAGGTGCCAGAATAGAAAGTTCCAGATCATTGCCGTTCCAAACCCTACCAGTATGCACCACAGGAAGAATACCACTACTCTAAATGAGACGAAAATTTTTCCAATATCTCCGATAATATTGGTCGACAGTCTTGTTTGAGTATGCTACAAGTCAAatcaattcaatccaaatcaaaCCAACACCTAAAACAACTTACCTTAAGTTTAGATGAGACCAAGATATCAAAACCGATGATAATAATAGTCATATAGAAAACCACCGTATAGTCCTTTGTGGTTTTTCCGTTCGAGAACTGATCCACCAGAAATCCGGCCAGTAGCGAGAAAATGCCCCACCCAACCGAGCCCCACAGTCGCTGGTTACCGTACAAATGGGGACGGTCACCCAGTAGGTCGAAGCAGATGGCATCGCCAAC is part of the Sabethes cyaneus chromosome 2, idSabCyanKW18_F2, whole genome shotgun sequence genome and harbors:
- the LOC128733879 gene encoding uncharacterized protein LOC128733879, with protein sequence MSQDIGDVEGEDTSIYSDTVKALSSGLLQIYEPTLNEVKHNLADLLEKQDQMQKALEEERKVYNSQDVQQINEMVTKIKCYREKAIRIKTQMHQVHQRAKSLRAKALDMQELKVNQCASKLQQLHYEESLVANNKRTPSKKS
- the LOC128733878 gene encoding major facilitator superfamily domain-containing protein 6, with the translated sequence MGNIEINPKLLPMKAHYFLFNAGTAPVVPFMPTLVRQLGFSTVVVGTIYTVLPIVGMLVKPLFGIIADRFQRQKLLFLIFQILSAIPFFLIMFIPAIPQESTVSFHCHEGASDLRYCPPSGSYLDKCLTDRIVEDQNSNATLNCQMECQTEPWMWDTVCKYWQVKKYCDESNIPSDKVLRLTGLIPMNHINLLDDCLFFLLKEAEMDGAHVPLYCPGNTTDFRTNCQVQCDNAEINEAITHSKIPDSEVKGLYQFWLLFLFLILSWAGMAVVVSVGDAICFDLLGDRPHLYGNQRLWGSVGWGIFSLLAGFLVDQFSNGKTTKDYTVVFYMTIIIIGFDILVSSKLKHTQTRLSTNIIGDIGKIFVSFRVVVFFLWCILVGFGTAMIWNFLFWHLEDLASLQEGCDHTAWIKTLEGIVMSIQCFGGELPFFFLSGWILKKIGHVHAMSLVLLGFGARFLLYSLLVNPWWVIPIEFMNGITFGLFYATMASYASIVAPPGTEATMQGLVGAIFEGVGVSLGSLLAGHLFQKVGGSKTFRLFGISALVLFVAHVLVQFTMDRFGKRGPTAGYTSPDDALYQMDDDQPIVQR